A genomic segment from Callithrix jacchus isolate 240 chromosome 8, calJac240_pri, whole genome shotgun sequence encodes:
- the C8H14orf93 gene encoding uncharacterized protein C14orf93 homolog, whose amino-acid sequence MSFSATILFSPPSGSEARCCCCTCRSETSGGNAGSEGGNPPPPSTPITVTGHGLAVHSSEQLLHIIYQRVDKAVGLAEAALGLARANNELLKRLQEEVGELRQGKVSTPDEDGESRAHSSPPEEPGPLKESPGEAFRALSAVEEECDSVGSGVQVVIEELRQLGAASVGPGPLGFPATQKDMRLPGCTLAASEGAPLLNPLVDDYVASEGAVQRVLVPAYAKQLSPATQLAIQRATSETGPENGTKLPPPRPEDMLNSAAALDSALEESGPGSTGELRHSLGLTVSPRRTRGSGQKNSRRKRDLVLSKLVHNVHNHITNDKRFNGSESIKSSWNISVVKFLLEKLKQELVTSPHNYTDKELKGACVAYFLTKRREYRNSLNPFKGLKEKEEKKLRSRRYRLFANRSSIMRHFGPEDQHLWKDVTEELMSDEEDSLNEPGVWVARPPRFRAQRLTELCYHLDANSKHGTKANRVYGPPSDRLPSAEAQLLPPELYNPNFQEEEDEGGDENASVSPSFDQPHKTCCPDLNSFIEIKVEKDE is encoded by the exons ATGTCCTTCAGTGCCACcattctcttctcccctcccagtGGCAGTGAGGCCAGATGCTGCTGCTGCACCTGTAGGAGTGAGACTAGTGGGGGCAACGCAGGCTCCGAGGGCGGgaatcctcctcctcccagcaccCCCATCACAGTGACTGGACATGGCCTGGCTGTTCACAGCTCGGAGCAGCTCCTGCATATTATCTACCAGCGGGTGGATAAGGCAGTGGGTTTGGCCGAAGCTGCTCTGGGTCTTGCCAGGGCCAACAATGAGTTGTTAAAACGTCTCCAGGAGGAAGTGGGCGAGCTGAGGCAAGGGAAAGTGTCCACCCCTGATGAAGATGGGGAAAGCCGGGCACATAGTTCCCCACCTGAGGAGCCTGGGCCTCTCAAGGAGAGTCCCGGGGAAGCCTTCAGGGCTCTGTCTGCCGTGGAAGAGGAGTGTGACAGCGTGGGCAGCGGCGTGCAGGTGGTGATTGAGGAGTTGCGGCAGCTGGGAGCAGCCTCGGTAGGGCCCGGGCCTTTGGGCttcccagcaactcagaaggaCATGCGGCTCCCGGGGTGCACACTGGCTGCCAGCGAGGGGGCCCCCCTGCTCAATCCT CTGGTGGATGATTATGTGGCCTCTGAGGGTGCAGTACAGCGAGTGCTGGTCCCTGCTTATGCCAAGCAACTCTCACCAGCCACACAACTGGCAATCCAGCGGGCAACCTCAGAGACAGGACCAGAAAATGGAACCAAGCTGCCACCACCTCGCCCTGAGGACATGCTCAATTCCGCTGCTGCACTGGACAGTGCCTTGGAAGAGTCAGGCCCTGGGAGCACTGGGGAGCTGAGACACTCTCTAGGGCTGACTGTTTCCCCACGCAGGACCAGAGGAAGTGGGCAGAAGAACTCCAGGCGCAAGCGGGATCTGGTACTTTCT aaacTGGTCCACAATGTGCATAACCACATCACCAATGACAAGAGATTCAATGGGTCTGAAAG CATCAAGTCTTCTTGGAATATTTCAGTAGTGAAGTTTCTTCTGGAAAAGCTCAAGCAAGAGCTGGTGACCAGTCCCCACAATTACACTGATAAAGAGCTAAAAG gAGCCTGTGTGGCCTACTTCCTTACTAAAAGGCGTGAGTACCGCAATTCCCTGAACCCTTTTAAAGGcttgaaggaaaaagaggagaagaaacTTCGAAGTCGCCGATATCGG CTTTTTGCCAACCGATCCAGTATCATGAGGCATTTTGGACCTGAGGACCAACATCTGTGGAAGGATGTGACAGAGGAGCTGATGTCAGATGAAGAGGACAGTCTTAATGAGCCAGGTGTGTGGGTGGCCCGCCCTCCCCGTTTCCGGGCCCAGCGCCTCACAGAGCTCTGCTACCATCTGGATGCTAACTCTAAGCATGGCACCAAAGCCAACCGTGTGTATGGGCCCCCTTCAGACAGACTGCCTTCTGCTGAAGCCCAGCTTCTTCCACCAGAACTTTATAATCCTAATTTCcaagaagaggaagatgagggaGGAGATGAGAATGCATCTGTCTCCCCATCTTTTGACCAACCCCACAAAACCTGCTGTCCTGACTTGAACTCATTCATTGAAATCAAGGTGGAAAAGGATGAATGA